The following proteins are encoded in a genomic region of Ciona intestinalis unplaced genomic scaffold, KH HT000841.1, whole genome shotgun sequence:
- the LOC101242926 gene encoding coagulation factor IX-like, translated as CQQFECGTTPAVAAIRRNRIFGGTFASYGSVPWQINLLENGRRKCGASLVKDKWIMTAAHCILARLLNPNSNKEYTAIAGDHDVTIQDTHEQLRYVIRYISHPNFDAATLANDIVLLEMDIPFELNQYIVPVCLPMFDEMPYPYTECQVA; from the exons AATGTCAGCAATTCGAATGCGGGACCACACCAGCTGTGGCTGCTATCAGAAgaaacagaatatttggagGAACTTTTGCTTCATACGGATCTGTACCATGGCAAATAAATCTGCTTGAAAATGG AAGGAGAAAATGTGGCGCATCACTGGTGAAAGATAAATGGATAATGACAGCCGCTCATTGCATTCTAGCCAG GTTATTGAACCCAAACTCCAATAAAGAATATACTGCAATAGCTGGTGAtcatgatgtcacaatacaaGATACGCATGAGCAACTACGCTATGTAATACGATATATTAGTCACCCAAACTTTGACGCAGCTACCTTAGCCAATGATATCGTATTATTAG AGATGGACATACCTTTTGAACTTAACCAATACATTGTACCAGTATGTCTACCTATGTTTGATGAAATGCCGTATCCTTATACAGAATGTCAAGTAGCTG